In Streptomyces sp. HUAS ZL42, the DNA window GGGTCGATGTCCCGTGCCGCCCGGAGCAGATGGGGAACGCCCTTCTGCCGGGTGATACGGCCGACGAACAGGACGTAGGGCCGGTCGGGGTCGACGCCGATGCGCGTAAGGGCGTCGGTGCCGTGGTCGGGCTGGTAGAGGGTGGTGTCGATGCCGTTGTGCACGACGTGGACCCGGGCCGGGTCCAGCGTCGGATAGCAGCCGAGGATGTCCTCGCGCATGGCGCCGGAGACGGCGATCACGGCGTCGGCGGCCTCGATCGCGGTGCGCTCGGCCCAGCTGGACAGCGCGTATCCGCCGCCGAGCTGTTCGGCCTTCCAGGGGCGCAGGGGCTCGAGGGAGTGCGCGGTCATCACGTGCGGGATGCCGTAGAGCAGCTTGGCGAGGTGGCCGGCCAGGTTGGCGTACCAGGTGTGCGAGTGGACGAGTTCGCGGCCTTCGAGCCCCGCGGTCATGGCGAGGTCCACGGAGAAGGTGCGCAGGGCGTCGTTCGCGCCGTCGAGGGCGGGCCAGGGGCGGTGGCGTACGACGCCCTCCCCGCGGCCCTCGCCCCAGCAGTGCACGTCGAGGTCGACCAGCGCCCGCAGTTCCCGGGCGAGGAACTCCACATGGACGCCCGCGCCGCCGTACACGTCCGGGGGGTACTCCCGGGTCAGCAGTCCCACACGCACCCGGACCCCCTGATCTCAATGGCTGGTTCCCTTCATGGTCACCCAGAAGCGGCGTGCGGGGAAGAGCGCGGGGGTCGTGTGAAGCAACAGTCGCCGCAGACGCCTCCCCCGGGTACCCGGTAGTACAGGCAGCAGCTGCGCCGCCGGAAGGCGGTGCCGGCAAGGGTGCCGGTCGCCGCGAGCAGAGGGTGCTCGAGGAGCTCGGCGGCGAGGGTTCGTGCCTTGGCACCGGCCTCGGTACGGCCGTGCGCCCGCGCCCAGCGGTCCAGTTCCCGCGCGCCGCCCGCGAGAGCGGAGGCCGCGTTGCCCCACAGCAGGCCCTCGGCGACGCGGTACGAGGCGCGCAGGGCCGCCGTCAGCGGCAGGAGGTGGCCGTCCAGCACCACCTCGGCCACCGTCGCCGCGTCCCCGGGCAGCGGGCGCACCTCGGTCAGCCACAGATCGTCGGGAGCACCCGCGCCCGGGTTCCAGCGCACCAGCCGCGGGTCGAGGTCGGGAATCCGCCCGTACAGGACGGCACAGCCGAGCGTCGCCGACCACAGCCGGGCCGCGAGGGCCTGGTGCGCGACGGAGGCCGCGATCCGCGCCTCCGGGGCCCGCAGGCTGTCCGCCACCTTGTCGACACGAAAAGTCAGAGAATTTCCATAAACATCCGATGTTCTGTTCGCGTAGGTCGCAGCCAGTGTCGGCAGTGTCGCGTGCGGCGCTCCTGCCCCGCGTAGGACCGTGCGCAGGGCGAAGAAGCCGCCGAGAGGGCGGAGCGCGGCGAGATCGGGGTCGAGGTCCACGACCAGAAGTAGTACCAAGGCCGGTAGGACCCGCGATCAGGTGGTCTGTCCCGTCGTCACCCACCTGAGGGAGGACACCGGTCCCGTCGTACTCCATCGGCAGTAGGACCCATTGCCTGCTCAGGGACGACGACGGGAACAGCGCGAGAGGGCATCGTGTTGGTTATGACAGCCGACCGTTCGCCGCGCCGGGCCCCGGGCCCCGGCTTCACGCAGAGGAGCAGCTCATGAGCGCCCTCGCGTTGTCCGTGCTTCTGTCGCTCGTCTCCGCCGTCGCTTACGCGGCCGGGGCGATCGTGCAGGAGCAGGTCGCGGTGTCCCATCCCGACGAGCAGTACGCACCGCTGCGCCGGCCGGGCTGGTGGGCGGCGGTCGCACTCAACGGTGTCGGCGGCCTGCTGCACGTGGTGGCGCTCGCCTACGGCCCCCTCAGCCTGGTCCAGCCCCTGGGCGCACTGACCATCGTGTTCGCTCTGCCCATGGCGGCGCTGTTCGTCGGCCGCAGGGCCGGGGCGACCGCCTGGCGGGGCGCGATCATGGCGACGGTGGGTCTCGCGGGCCTGCTGTCCCTGGTCGCCGCGTCGGAGGCGCAGTCCCTGGACACGGCCCAGCGCGTGGCCGTGGCCGTGGTGACCGGCAGCGTGGTCGTGACCCTGATGATCGCGGGCCGGGCGGCGCACCGGCACCCGGCGGTGCGCAGCATGCTGCTCGCGACCGCCTCCGGCATAGCCTTCGGCATGTCCTCGGTGTTCACGAAGACGGTCGCCGTCGACTGGACCAACGGGGTCTCGGCGGCGGATGTCCCGTCCCTGGCCGTGATAGGCGTCTTCGCCACGGCCGGCATGCTGCTGTCGCAGGCCTCCTACCGGGGCGCCGGGCTGGCGGCCCCGCTGGCCACGCTGACGGTGGTGAACCCGGTGGTGGCGGCCGCGGTCGGCATCACGATGTTCGGCGAGACGTTCCGCTACGGCACCACGGGCACCGCCCTCGCGCTGAGCTGCGGCGTGGTCGCGGCGGGTGG includes these proteins:
- the glgA gene encoding glycogen synthase; its protein translation is MGLLTREYPPDVYGGAGVHVEFLARELRALVDLDVHCWGEGRGEGVVRHRPWPALDGANDALRTFSVDLAMTAGLEGRELVHSHTWYANLAGHLAKLLYGIPHVMTAHSLEPLRPWKAEQLGGGYALSSWAERTAIEAADAVIAVSGAMREDILGCYPTLDPARVHVVHNGIDTTLYQPDHGTDALTRIGVDPDRPYVLFVGRITRQKGVPHLLRAARDIDPAAQVVLCAGAPDTPEIDREFRELFEELSRVRDGVHWIPRMLPRPEVIQLLTHAAVFVCPSVYEPLGIVNLEAMACGTPVVASRVGGIPEVVADGKTGLLVTVDEDDRAFEAELAQALDTVLGDPETARRMGEAGRERAVGEFGWDTVARRTVRLYEGILEQEQTSNKQE
- a CDS encoding (2Fe-2S)-binding protein, producing the protein MVLLLVVDLDPDLAALRPLGGFFALRTVLRGAGAPHATLPTLAATYANRTSDVYGNSLTFRVDKVADSLRAPEARIAASVAHQALAARLWSATLGCAVLYGRIPDLDPRLVRWNPGAGAPDDLWLTEVRPLPGDAATVAEVVLDGHLLPLTAALRASYRVAEGLLWGNAASALAGGARELDRWARAHGRTEAGAKARTLAAELLEHPLLAATGTLAGTAFRRRSCCLYYRVPGGGVCGDCCFTRPPRSSPHAASG
- a CDS encoding DMT family transporter; the protein is MSALALSVLLSLVSAVAYAAGAIVQEQVAVSHPDEQYAPLRRPGWWAAVALNGVGGLLHVVALAYGPLSLVQPLGALTIVFALPMAALFVGRRAGATAWRGAIMATVGLAGLLSLVAASEAQSLDTAQRVAVAVVTGSVVVTLMIAGRAAHRHPAVRSMLLATASGIAFGMSSVFTKTVAVDWTNGVSAADVPSLAVIGVFATAGMLLSQASYRGAGLAAPLATLTVVNPVVAAAVGITMFGETFRYGTTGTALALSCGVVAAGGLILLTTERITRTSEEAAAAEPVAAEELRAVLPERPVAPAREVVREEVFVPAPVPALEGAYDAEGSGYDDVLVPVYGPFYGGPYVFPRPVLDRHRTRVKS